A section of the Flavobacterium ardleyense genome encodes:
- a CDS encoding ABC1 kinase family protein: MKTLDKIPTTKIERAGQLVKTGLKIGGNYISYYGEKMVNPSLNRDKLNENNAEDIYDGLKNLKGSALKVAQMLSMDKSIMPRQYVEKFSLSQFSVPPLSAPLVRRTFKKYLGKFPEEIYDEFSPDSINAASIGQVHQAMKDGKKLAVKIQYPGVAESISSDLALVKPIAIKMFNLQGKDSEKYFQEVESKLLEETDYELELRQSIEIATACGHIPNLRFPKYYPELSSAKTLTMDWIDGLHLSEFAAANTDAALGDRIGQALWDFYMYQIHVLKQVHADPHPGNFLIDKEGQLIAIDFGCIKIVPEDFYVPYFELANPNVINNPERFTEKLYELEILRLDDSAEEVAYFKRLFHQMLSLFTKPFHTENFDFSDEVFFASIAEMGEEFAKDTQLRKMNGNRGSRHFLYINRTFFGLYNLLHDLKARISTNDFKNYIK; this comes from the coding sequence ATGAAAACATTAGATAAAATTCCTACTACAAAGATTGAGCGGGCTGGGCAACTAGTTAAAACTGGACTCAAAATTGGCGGAAATTATATTTCATACTATGGCGAAAAGATGGTTAATCCATCCTTAAACCGCGATAAACTGAATGAAAATAACGCTGAAGATATTTACGACGGATTGAAAAATCTGAAAGGAAGTGCTCTAAAGGTTGCACAGATGTTGAGTATGGACAAAAGCATTATGCCACGACAGTATGTTGAAAAATTTTCTCTGTCGCAGTTTTCTGTACCCCCTTTGTCTGCACCACTTGTACGTAGAACATTTAAAAAATATCTTGGAAAATTTCCAGAAGAAATTTACGATGAGTTTAGTCCAGATTCAATCAACGCGGCAAGTATTGGCCAAGTGCACCAAGCGATGAAAGATGGGAAGAAACTTGCGGTAAAAATTCAATATCCTGGCGTTGCCGAAAGTATTAGTTCAGATCTTGCTTTGGTGAAACCAATAGCCATCAAGATGTTTAATCTTCAAGGAAAAGATTCGGAAAAATATTTTCAAGAAGTAGAAAGCAAATTGCTAGAAGAAACAGATTATGAGTTGGAACTTCGTCAGAGTATTGAGATTGCCACTGCCTGTGGACACATTCCAAATCTTAGATTTCCAAAATACTATCCTGAATTGTCTTCTGCAAAGACTTTAACTATGGATTGGATTGATGGTTTGCATTTATCTGAATTTGCTGCCGCGAATACTGATGCTGCACTTGGTGACAGAATTGGTCAAGCATTGTGGGATTTCTATATGTATCAAATTCACGTTCTTAAACAAGTTCACGCAGATCCGCATCCAGGGAATTTCTTGATTGACAAAGAAGGTCAATTGATTGCTATTGATTTTGGTTGTATTAAAATTGTTCCAGAAGATTTTTATGTTCCATATTTTGAACTTGCAAATCCTAACGTTATTAACAACCCTGAACGATTTACAGAAAAATTATATGAGTTAGAGATTTTACGATTGGATGATAGTGCGGAGGAAGTTGCTTACTTTAAAAGATTGTTTCACCAAATGCTTTCCCTTTTTACAAAACCTTTCCACACAGAAAATTTTGACTTTTCAGACGAAGTGTTTTTTGCTAGCATTGCTGAAATGGGAGAAGAATTTGCCAAAGATACACAGTTGCGTAAGATGAATGGTAACCGTGGATCAAGACATTTTTTGTACATAAACAGAACATTTTTTGGACTTTATAATTTGCTACACGATCTCAAAGCAAGAATATCGACTAATGATTTTAAAAATTACATCAAGTAA
- a CDS encoding TetR family transcriptional regulator C-terminal domain-containing protein, which translates to MAAAKKNTFENLPVAESPIKLDENQIIALYMEDFMENGEEPKNVYSFCKKIGLSDTDFYMHFGSLQNLKQDIWVKFFENAILTISQEQVYATYTPKNKLLTLYYTLFEILTLNRSYVLATLKENEEGLKNLNQLKKMRHFFKDFVNNIIQSDNPNNSKFKNATEPIYSEGSWVQFMFILKFWLEDNSKGFEKTDIIIEKSVNTVVDLLDTKPLDNIIDLGKFLWKERKM; encoded by the coding sequence ATGGCCGCCGCAAAGAAAAACACATTCGAAAACTTACCAGTAGCTGAATCTCCAATCAAATTAGATGAAAATCAGATAATTGCCCTCTATATGGAGGACTTTATGGAAAATGGCGAAGAACCAAAAAACGTTTACAGTTTCTGTAAAAAAATTGGTTTAAGCGATACAGATTTTTATATGCATTTTGGCTCGCTACAAAATCTTAAACAAGATATTTGGGTTAAGTTTTTTGAGAATGCAATCCTTACAATTTCACAAGAACAAGTGTATGCAACTTACACACCAAAAAACAAACTCCTTACATTATATTATACGCTATTTGAAATTTTGACTTTAAATAGATCATATGTTTTGGCAACGCTTAAAGAAAACGAAGAAGGTTTGAAGAATTTGAATCAGCTTAAAAAGATGCGTCATTTCTTTAAAGACTTCGTGAATAATATTATTCAGTCAGATAATCCGAACAATTCGAAATTTAAAAATGCTACAGAGCCAATCTATAGCGAAGGATCTTGGGTTCAGTTTATGTTTATCTTGAAATTCTGGTTGGAGGATAATTCAAAAGGATTTGAAAAAACAGATATTATCATTGAAAAATCTGTGAACACAGTAGTTGATTTATTGGATACTAAGCCTTTGGACAATATTATTGACCTTGGAAAATTTCTTTGGAAAGAACGCAAAATGTAA
- a CDS encoding lycopene cyclase family protein produces MKYDYIIAGSGCAGLSLLYTILNQPKLSDKKILVLDRDHKTENDRTWCFWEKKPGLFEPIVYHKWDNLIFKTEKFTKQFHLEDYSYKMIRGIDFYENVLAFAKKFPNVEFFYGGIENLDESEESASVTVDGKVFTADYIFNSTSLFHPTIDKSNTLLQHFEGWVIKTDSPKFDNTVGTLMDFSVGQENGATFMYVLPTSETEALIEYTLFSPELLKKEDYKTAIKKYLKEDLAIENYEIQHTEFGVIPMTMAKFERFKSIESRIINIGTAGGFTKASSGYTFQFIQKNSEEIVNRLLENKSPTKALSISDKIFNWYDRTLLEVLISKKATGKEIFSTMFGKLNPTKIIPFLGNESSLLTDIQIMKTLPIVPFLKAGIKQLYFKK; encoded by the coding sequence ATGAAATACGATTATATCATCGCTGGCTCTGGATGTGCTGGTTTGAGTTTACTTTATACGATTCTGAATCAGCCAAAACTATCGGACAAAAAAATTTTAGTTTTGGACCGAGATCATAAAACTGAAAACGATAGGACTTGGTGTTTCTGGGAAAAAAAGCCTGGCCTTTTTGAACCAATCGTATATCATAAATGGGATAATCTTATTTTTAAAACCGAAAAATTTACCAAGCAGTTTCACCTTGAAGATTACAGTTATAAGATGATTCGCGGAATTGATTTCTACGAAAACGTGCTGGCTTTCGCCAAAAAATTTCCAAATGTAGAATTTTTTTACGGTGGAATTGAAAATCTTGATGAATCTGAAGAAAGCGCTTCGGTAACTGTCGATGGCAAAGTATTTACCGCGGATTACATCTTCAATTCAACTTCTTTGTTTCATCCAACCATAGATAAATCAAATACATTACTTCAGCACTTTGAAGGTTGGGTGATCAAAACTGATTCTCCAAAATTTGATAATACTGTGGGAACACTTATGGACTTTTCTGTTGGTCAAGAAAACGGCGCTACTTTTATGTATGTACTTCCAACTTCTGAAACGGAGGCATTGATTGAGTACACTTTATTTAGCCCTGAGCTATTAAAAAAAGAAGATTACAAAACGGCAATCAAAAAGTATTTGAAAGAAGATTTAGCGATTGAAAACTACGAAATTCAACATACCGAATTTGGAGTAATCCCGATGACGATGGCGAAATTTGAGAGATTTAAATCAATTGAATCTAGAATAATAAACATCGGAACGGCTGGAGGTTTTACTAAAGCAAGTAGTGGTTATACTTTTCAATTTATCCAGAAGAATTCAGAAGAAATTGTAAATAGACTTCTTGAAAACAAATCTCCCACGAAAGCGCTTTCTATTAGCGACAAGATTTTCAATTGGTACGACCGAACATTATTAGAAGTTTTAATTAGCAAAAAAGCGACTGGAAAAGAGATTTTCAGCACAATGTTTGGAAAACTGAATCCAACTAAGATAATTCCATTTTTGGGCAACGAAAGTTCTCTGCTTACCGACATTCAAATAATGAAAACGCTTCCAATAGTGCCTTTTCTAAAAGCGGGAATAAAGCAGTTGTATTTTAAAAAGTAA
- a CDS encoding MFS transporter: MKQTLSNPILYLMSISAGLVVANLYYNQPLLHQIATTFGVSDSAVSNVALSTQIGYALGLLFIIPLGDKVSNTKILQIDFILMIASLIAAALSDSLMLLIISSFFIGFTSSLPQLFVPMAAALSDEKGRGRAVGIVMSGLLIGILGSRVLSGWVGDQFGWRTMYYAAVVIMVALFILLKFKLPTITPSYKGTYGSLMKSLWHYFKTEPTLRIATLRAALAFAGLSAFWTTLVFLMEDNFGYGSGITGAFGLFGVVGALAATVVGKMNNRVSSNKILIYSALLLIISWVIFYFSAHSIIGLIAGVILVDLGMQALHITNQNIIFSKNPEARNRVNTIYMVGFFIGGAVGTVLGAEAWKNYGWTGVGALGLILSVLILVVHLVFQKRERKII, from the coding sequence ATGAAACAAACTTTAAGCAATCCGATTTTATATTTAATGAGCATTTCTGCGGGATTGGTAGTGGCAAATTTATATTATAATCAGCCTTTATTGCATCAGATAGCAACCACATTTGGAGTTTCGGATTCTGCAGTAAGCAACGTCGCTTTGTCCACGCAAATTGGATATGCATTGGGACTTTTGTTTATAATTCCGCTGGGAGATAAGGTTTCGAATACCAAAATATTGCAAATCGATTTTATTCTGATGATTGCGTCTCTGATTGCTGCGGCACTTTCTGATAGTTTGATGCTGCTTATTATTAGCAGTTTTTTTATTGGATTCACATCTTCTTTACCACAATTATTTGTGCCAATGGCAGCAGCGCTGAGCGATGAAAAGGGCAGAGGTAGAGCGGTGGGAATTGTAATGAGCGGACTTCTAATTGGAATTCTAGGAAGCCGAGTTTTGAGTGGCTGGGTTGGAGATCAGTTTGGCTGGCGCACGATGTATTATGCTGCGGTTGTGATTATGGTGGCACTTTTCATTTTATTAAAATTTAAACTGCCAACAATTACTCCTAGTTATAAAGGTACCTACGGAAGTTTGATGAAAAGCCTTTGGCATTATTTTAAAACCGAACCAACCTTGAGAATTGCAACACTGCGCGCTGCATTGGCGTTTGCGGGATTGAGTGCGTTTTGGACAACTTTGGTTTTCTTGATGGAAGATAATTTTGGTTACGGAAGTGGTATTACGGGAGCTTTTGGATTATTCGGAGTGGTTGGAGCACTTGCCGCAACAGTGGTAGGGAAAATGAATAATCGAGTGAGTTCCAACAAAATACTTATTTACTCGGCCTTGCTGTTGATTATTTCTTGGGTGATTTTTTACTTCTCTGCACATTCGATTATTGGTTTGATTGCTGGAGTAATTTTGGTAGATTTAGGAATGCAAGCTTTGCATATAACCAATCAGAATATTATTTTCTCTAAAAATCCTGAGGCGAGAAATCGAGTCAACACCATTTATATGGTAGGATTTTTCATTGGTGGAGCAGTAGGGACGGTCTTGGGTGCCGAGGCTTGGAAAAATTACGGATGGACCGGAGTAGGAGCTCTGGGACTTATATTATCAGTTTTGATTTTGGTGGTGCATCTCGTATTTCAGAAGAGAGAAAGAAAGATAATTTAA
- a CDS encoding nucleoside deaminase, whose product MAKKIEAKDEKYLKRCIELATESLEAGDAPFGSVLVDKDGKIIAEGRNRANELNVLAHPEVEMARWAADNLNAEEIASTTMYTSGEHCTMCSGAHGLVGIGTLVYLSSGEQLFEWQKEFGASHSKLIYIKVEDVIKNVEVRGPAEGDLLEEIKSIQKRFYQK is encoded by the coding sequence ATGGCTAAGAAGATAGAAGCGAAAGACGAAAAATATCTAAAAAGATGTATTGAACTAGCAACCGAATCGCTAGAAGCTGGTGATGCGCCCTTTGGATCTGTTCTAGTTGACAAAGATGGAAAAATAATTGCAGAGGGCAGAAATCGCGCGAACGAATTAAATGTCTTAGCGCATCCAGAAGTTGAAATGGCGCGTTGGGCAGCAGATAATCTGAATGCTGAAGAAATTGCCTCAACTACAATGTACACCAGTGGTGAGCATTGTACCATGTGTTCTGGTGCTCACGGATTGGTAGGAATAGGAACATTGGTATATTTAAGTTCAGGCGAACAGCTTTTTGAATGGCAAAAGGAATTTGGCGCATCACATTCAAAACTGATATATATAAAAGTAGAAGATGTAATTAAGAATGTAGAAGTTCGAGGACCTGCAGAAGGAGATTTATTAGAAGAAATAAAAAGTATTCAGAAACGTTTTTATCAGAAGTAG
- the lpdA gene encoding dihydrolipoyl dehydrogenase — protein MKYDIIILGSGPGGYVAAIRASQLGKKVAIIEKESLGGICLNWGCIPTKALLKSAQVFDYLKHASDYGLTISEFDKDFSAVVGRSRDVADGMSKGVQFLMKKNKIDVINGFGTLKAGKKVSVKTEEGTTEYSADHIIIATGARSRELPNIPQDGKKVIGYRQAMTLPTQPKSMIVVGSGAIGVEFAHFYNSMRTEVTIVEYMPLIVPVEDEDISKQMEKSMKKAGVKIMTNASVESIDTTGEGVKATVKTAKGEVVIEADILLSAVGIKTNIENIGLEEVGIATDRDKILVNEFYQTNIPGYYAIGDVVAGQALAHVASAEGIACVEKIAGLAVDAIDYGNVPGCTYATPEIASVGMTEKQAKEAGFELKIGKFPFTASGKAKAAGTPDGFVKVIFDAKYGEWLGCHMIGAGVTDMIAEAVVGRKLETTGHEILKAIHPHPTMSEAVMEAVAAAYGEVIHL, from the coding sequence ATGAAATACGACATCATTATTTTAGGAAGTGGTCCTGGTGGATATGTAGCAGCAATTAGAGCTTCTCAATTAGGTAAAAAAGTTGCCATTATCGAGAAGGAAAGTCTTGGTGGAATCTGCTTAAATTGGGGTTGTATTCCAACCAAAGCACTACTTAAATCGGCGCAGGTTTTTGATTACCTAAAACATGCTTCAGATTACGGATTGACTATTTCTGAATTTGACAAAGATTTTTCGGCTGTTGTAGGTCGTTCTAGAGATGTTGCAGACGGAATGAGCAAAGGAGTTCAATTCTTAATGAAAAAGAACAAAATTGATGTCATTAATGGTTTTGGAACTTTAAAAGCTGGAAAGAAAGTTTCTGTAAAAACTGAAGAAGGAACTACAGAATATTCTGCAGACCATATTATCATTGCTACTGGAGCTCGCTCTCGCGAATTGCCAAATATTCCACAAGATGGAAAAAAAGTAATCGGATACCGTCAAGCAATGACCTTGCCTACTCAACCTAAATCTATGATCGTAGTTGGATCTGGAGCTATTGGAGTTGAATTTGCACATTTCTATAATTCAATGAGAACAGAAGTTACTATTGTTGAATATATGCCACTTATCGTTCCTGTCGAAGATGAAGATATTTCTAAACAAATGGAAAAATCTATGAAAAAAGCTGGTGTCAAAATTATGACAAATGCTTCAGTAGAATCAATCGATACTACTGGCGAAGGCGTAAAAGCTACGGTAAAAACTGCCAAAGGTGAAGTGGTTATCGAAGCGGACATTTTGCTTTCAGCAGTTGGAATTAAAACAAATATCGAAAATATCGGACTTGAAGAAGTTGGTATTGCTACAGATAGAGACAAAATATTGGTAAACGAATTCTACCAAACAAATATCCCAGGATATTACGCAATTGGAGATGTTGTTGCAGGACAAGCACTTGCTCACGTTGCTTCTGCTGAAGGAATTGCTTGTGTTGAAAAAATTGCAGGTCTTGCCGTTGATGCTATTGACTATGGAAATGTCCCTGGATGTACCTATGCTACTCCAGAAATCGCATCTGTTGGTATGACTGAAAAGCAAGCTAAAGAAGCTGGTTTCGAATTAAAGATTGGTAAATTCCCATTTACAGCTTCAGGAAAAGCCAAAGCAGCTGGAACTCCGGACGGTTTTGTAAAAGTAATCTTTGACGCAAAATACGGCGAATGGTTAGGTTGTCATATGATTGGTGCAGGTGTTACGGATATGATTGCTGAAGCAGTTGTAGGTAGAAAACTTGAAACAACAGGACACGAAATCCTTAAAGCAATTCACCCACACCCAACAATGAGTGAGGCGGTAATGGAAGCAGTTGCTGCAGCTTACGGAGAAGTAATTCACTTATAG
- a CDS encoding ABC transporter ATP-binding protein produces MKAKAFDTGLFKRILKFTKPYQGRFNGVIAFAISLSVFAALRPYLLKQTVDGYLQTDDKGGLLMYVVLMGIVLILEVLSQFFFVYWANWLGQDIVKDIRIKMFGHILHFRMKYFDNAPVGQLVTRAVSDIEAIARIFSQGLFMILSDLMKMAVILLFMFYMNWKLTWIVVIAMPVLLIITRVFQRKMQVAFEEVRNQVSNLNTFVQERVTGMKIVQLFNRENIEAEKFAKINAKHKDAWVKTIWYNSVFFPIADIITSLTLGFVVWYGGIKIMGGDNTTTFGDLFSYTMFIGMLFNPLRQIADKFNEMQMGMIAANRVFAILDTEDQTQVDGTIEAKNFTGKIEFKDVHFAYIPNEEVIKGINLDIEPGQTVAIVGSTGAGKSTIINLLNRFYEIKSGSICIDGVDINHYTLDSLRSEIAVVLQDVFLFADTIMNNIMLKNPNVSREDVITAAKVIGVHEFIMDLPNGYDYNVKERGAMLSSGQRQLIAFLRAYVSNPGILILDEATSSIDSYSEELIQKATETVTKDRTSIVIAHRLATIMNADKIVVMEKGKIVEQGTHEELLLKDKGFYQHLYNSQFLTEQEISVEATEDDFI; encoded by the coding sequence ATGAAAGCAAAAGCATTCGATACTGGCCTCTTCAAAAGGATCTTAAAATTCACAAAACCCTATCAAGGACGGTTTAATGGTGTGATTGCATTTGCTATTTCACTATCGGTTTTTGCGGCTTTACGTCCTTATTTGCTTAAGCAAACGGTTGATGGATATCTGCAAACCGACGATAAAGGCGGACTTTTGATGTACGTTGTTTTAATGGGGATTGTCCTAATTCTAGAGGTTTTATCCCAATTTTTCTTCGTCTATTGGGCAAACTGGCTCGGCCAAGATATCGTAAAAGATATCCGAATAAAGATGTTTGGTCACATTTTGCACTTCCGAATGAAATATTTTGACAATGCACCAGTCGGTCAGCTTGTAACTCGCGCGGTGAGTGATATTGAAGCAATTGCAAGGATTTTCAGTCAAGGACTTTTTATGATTCTGAGTGACTTGATGAAGATGGCGGTGATTTTACTTTTTATGTTTTACATGAACTGGAAATTAACTTGGATCGTTGTAATAGCAATGCCAGTACTACTGATCATTACCAGAGTTTTTCAGCGAAAAATGCAAGTCGCATTTGAGGAAGTTCGAAATCAAGTTTCCAACCTTAATACATTTGTTCAGGAAAGAGTTACGGGAATGAAAATCGTTCAACTCTTTAACCGTGAAAACATTGAAGCTGAAAAGTTTGCAAAGATAAATGCCAAACATAAAGACGCTTGGGTAAAAACAATTTGGTATAACTCCGTTTTCTTTCCGATCGCCGATATTATTACCTCGCTAACCCTTGGTTTTGTGGTTTGGTACGGCGGGATCAAAATTATGGGCGGAGACAATACAACTACTTTTGGAGATTTATTTTCCTACACCATGTTTATCGGAATGCTATTCAATCCGCTTCGTCAAATTGCGGATAAATTCAATGAGATGCAGATGGGAATGATTGCTGCCAACAGGGTTTTTGCCATTTTGGACACTGAAGATCAAACTCAAGTTGACGGTACAATCGAAGCTAAAAACTTTACTGGAAAGATTGAATTTAAAGATGTTCACTTTGCTTATATTCCAAATGAGGAAGTTATTAAAGGTATAAATCTGGATATTGAACCGGGTCAGACTGTTGCAATAGTTGGTTCGACCGGCGCCGGAAAATCGACAATTATCAATCTTTTAAACCGCTTTTACGAAATCAAAAGCGGCTCAATTTGCATCGATGGAGTAGATATAAACCACTATACATTAGACTCTTTAAGAAGTGAAATTGCCGTTGTTTTGCAAGATGTTTTCTTGTTTGCAGATACGATTATGAATAATATTATGCTCAAAAATCCTAATGTGAGTCGCGAGGATGTGATCACTGCGGCAAAGGTTATTGGAGTACACGAATTTATTATGGACCTGCCAAATGGTTATGATTATAACGTAAAAGAGCGCGGCGCGATGTTGTCTTCGGGACAGCGTCAACTAATTGCATTTTTACGCGCTTACGTGAGCAATCCAGGGATTTTGATTCTTGACGAAGCGACTTCTTCTATCGATTCTTATTCTGAAGAGTTGATTCAGAAAGCTACTGAAACTGTGACAAAAGATCGAACTTCAATCGTTATTGCCCATAGGCTAGCTACAATTATGAATGCTGACAAAATTGTGGTGATGGAAAAAGGGAAGATTGTCGAGCAAGGTACTCACGAGGAACTTCTACTAAAAGACAAAGGTTTTTACCAGCATTTGTACAATTCACAATTTCTCACAGAACAAGAAATTAGCGTCGAAGCAACAGAAGACGATTTTATATAA
- the truA gene encoding tRNA pseudouridine(38-40) synthase TruA: MRYFLKFSYKGTAYHGWQIQPNALSVQETLQKAMHTILRKEISVVAAGRTDTGVHAQVMYAHFEIEMLPYEVDICIFKLNSLLPKDIAVIDILPVAQDAHARFDAKKRTYEYLINQHKNPFYIEGSWYFRHTLDLELMNKAAEILLQKTDFESFSKVHTEVNNFRCKITKAVWERNENSLIFTISADRFLRNMVRAIVGTLINVGTNKITLEEFEFIIDSKKRSEAGFSVPAHGLYLTEVEYDYISNSN; the protein is encoded by the coding sequence TTGAGGTATTTTTTAAAATTTTCGTACAAGGGAACTGCTTATCACGGTTGGCAAATACAGCCTAATGCCCTAAGTGTTCAAGAAACTTTGCAAAAGGCTATGCACACGATTTTGCGTAAAGAAATATCTGTAGTTGCTGCAGGGCGCACAGATACTGGCGTTCATGCACAAGTTATGTATGCACATTTTGAAATAGAAATGCTGCCGTATGAAGTTGATATATGTATTTTTAAACTCAATTCCCTGTTACCAAAAGATATTGCCGTTATAGATATTTTGCCAGTAGCACAAGATGCGCACGCCCGCTTTGACGCAAAGAAAAGAACGTACGAATATCTGATAAATCAGCATAAAAATCCTTTTTATATCGAGGGAAGTTGGTATTTCCGACATACTTTAGATTTGGAGTTAATGAATAAGGCGGCAGAAATTTTATTACAAAAAACTGATTTCGAGAGTTTTTCGAAAGTCCATACTGAGGTTAATAACTTTCGTTGTAAAATCACAAAAGCGGTTTGGGAAAGAAATGAGAATTCCCTTATTTTTACCATAAGCGCCGATCGTTTTTTGCGAAATATGGTGCGAGCAATTGTTGGGACATTAATAAATGTTGGAACAAACAAAATAACATTGGAAGAATTTGAATTTATAATTGATAGTAAAAAGCGATCCGAAGCCGGGTTCTCGGTCCCCGCTCACGGTTTGTATCTTACAGAAGTTGAGTACGATTACATTTCTAATTCCAATTGA
- a CDS encoding metallophosphoesterase family protein: MTRILLLSDTHSYIDDNIIAYAKTVDEVWHAGDIGNLAVTDALAKIKPLRAVYGNIDDHLARLTFPLNNRFMCEGVDVWITHIGGYPGKYSPAIKEEMANNPPKLFICGHSHILKVIFDKKNNLLHLNPGAAGISGFHQVRTMLRFNIDGENIKDLEIIEYPKKA; the protein is encoded by the coding sequence ATGACTCGTATTTTACTTCTTTCCGACACACATTCATATATAGATGATAATATTATCGCTTATGCAAAAACGGTAGACGAAGTATGGCATGCTGGAGATATTGGGAATCTTGCTGTTACCGATGCATTGGCGAAGATAAAACCACTTCGCGCTGTTTATGGCAATATTGATGATCACCTGGCAAGGTTAACTTTCCCGCTGAACAATCGTTTTATGTGCGAAGGAGTTGATGTTTGGATTACTCATATTGGCGGATATCCAGGAAAATATAGTCCAGCTATAAAAGAAGAAATGGCAAACAATCCTCCAAAACTATTTATTTGCGGACATTCGCATATTCTGAAAGTGATTTTTGATAAAAAGAATAATCTCTTGCATCTAAATCCCGGTGCTGCAGGTATTAGTGGTTTTCATCAAGTGCGGACTATGCTACGTTTTAATATTGATGGTGAGAATATTAAAGATTTAGAAATAATTGAGTATCCTAAAAAAGCATAA
- a CDS encoding DUF4293 domain-containing protein, with product MLQRIQTVYLFIAFIFMAIVPFLTPLWVLKDSGDFYFMQDQIYTVLFGLGSALIVWSILTYKKRQQQFVVNRVVIILNLILLGLFVYRFLNVSGEAEVSEKGIGMFLPIVSIVMLVLANKAIKKDEDLVKSVDRLR from the coding sequence ATGCTTCAACGTATTCAGACAGTGTACCTATTTATAGCCTTTATTTTTATGGCAATAGTTCCGTTTTTGACGCCGTTATGGGTATTAAAAGATTCAGGTGATTTCTACTTTATGCAAGATCAGATTTATACCGTGTTATTCGGTTTGGGATCAGCATTAATTGTATGGAGTATATTGACCTATAAAAAAAGACAACAACAGTTTGTAGTAAACCGAGTTGTGATAATTTTGAATTTAATTTTATTGGGATTGTTTGTATATCGTTTTCTAAATGTATCTGGAGAGGCGGAAGTTTCTGAGAAAGGTATTGGGATGTTTCTACCTATTGTTTCTATCGTGATGTTGGTTTTGGCCAACAAAGCCATCAAAAAGGATGAAGATCTCGTAAAATCAGTAGACAGATTGAGGTAG